In Carya illinoinensis cultivar Pawnee chromosome 10, C.illinoinensisPawnee_v1, whole genome shotgun sequence, one DNA window encodes the following:
- the LOC122278237 gene encoding dof zinc finger protein DOF5.1-like produces the protein MVFSSIPAYLDPANWQQQQNHPFGTSTTSSSQLLPPPPPLSPPPIPHGGGPGSIRPGSMADRARQANIPLPEAALKCPRCESTNTKFCYFNNYSLTQPRHLCKTCRRYWTRGGALRNVPVGGGCRRNKRSKGSSSKSPASSTDRQSASAGSTSSIPSNGGTTADMLGISPQIPPLRFMTPLHQLPDFAASEIALNYGLNYGTISAPMGVAGDLNFQIGSAGTIAGDGGSLFSAGGFEQWRLQQAQQFPFLGGLDPSLGLFGSNVESSSYVGGGVSHATAAKASSSGVTHDQLAAASVKMEESQEMSLSRQFLGMPGSDPYWSGSTTAWTDLSGFSSSSTTRNPGL, from the exons ATGGTTTTTTCTTCCATCCCAGCTTATCTTGATCCAGCCAACTGGCAACAG CAACAAAACCATCCGTTTGGGACCAGTACCACTTCGAGTTCACAGCTTCTTCCACCTCCACCGCCTTTGTCGCCACCCCCAATACCTCATGGGGGTGGCCCGGGATCGATCAGGCCCGGCTCGATGGCAGATCGTGCCCGCCAAGCCAACATACCATTGCCAGAGGCCGCATTAAAATGCCCAAGATGCGAATCCACAAACACTAAATTTTGCTACTTCAACAATTACAGCCTCACCCAGCCTCGCCACTTATGCAAAACCTGCAGAAGGTACTGGACCAGAGGTGGTGCTCTTAGAAATGTCCCAGTGGGAGGAGGCTGCAGGAGGAACAAAAGAAGCAAAGGGAGTAGTTCAAAGTCCCCAGCAAGTAGCACTGATCGCCAATCGGCTAGTGCTGGTTCCACCAGCTCAATCCCCTCTAATGGTGGAACTACCGCGGATATGTTAGGCATCTCCCCGCAGATACCGCCGCTGCGCTTCATGACTCCCTTGCACCAACTCCCAGACTTTGCTGCCAGCGAGATCGCCTTAAACTATGGCTTGAATTACGGTACGATTTCTGCACCGATGGGTGTAGCTGGAGACTTGAATTTCCAGATAGGAAGTGCTGGTACTATTGCTGGTGATGGTGGGTCTTTGTTTTCGGCTGGGGGTTTCGAGCAGTGGCGGCTTCAGCAAGCACAGCAGTTTCCCTTCCTGGGTGGCCTGGATCCTTCACTCGGGTTGTTTGGAAGTAATGTCGAATCATCCAGTTATGTCGGCGGCGGAGTGAGTCATGCCACAGCTGCCAAGGCGTCTAGTTCGGGGGTTACTCATGATCAGCTGGCGGCGGCTTCAGTGAAAATGGAAGAAAGTCAGGAGATGAGTTTGTCGAGGCAGTTCTTGGGAATGCCAGGGAGTGATCCGTATTGGAGTGGCAGTACTACCGCATGGACAGATCTTTCTGGTTTTAGCTCCTCTTCTACTACTCGGAACCCCGGCCTATAG